One window of the Eucalyptus grandis isolate ANBG69807.140 chromosome 6, ASM1654582v1, whole genome shotgun sequence genome contains the following:
- the LOC120294470 gene encoding receptor-like protein 53, protein MECLSKSLRIVLLLFSFLIEVQATRTVLSPSSSPLSLERAPCLPDHKSDLLHFRHALISDDSSSVFCQLDIVWLNRSKMLSWIANSGCCLWDGVTCDPITEHVTRLELSCLPPNLTCYSSAGSSNSSEPSTLGLLNLPSPQEAERPSRSNELLQNLTKLRVLALDGLNQSGRKRLSNLPPSLEVLNLCLCKLHGALAENVFHLPKLTCLNLFGNKELSGYLPESTLKSSLKILDLSSSRFSGEVPESIGDLHSLQILWLNRCSFTGSIPSLHGNLTWLTHLEPSYNEFSGQVPPTLSNLDQLSLLDLSLKNFIRIPDVFDNKTQLLLDFSHNLFKGPIPPSTKNLSNLALLDISNNLIGGFILSSPFSLPSLTSLNLSNNGLSGHIGEFFAASALDHVDLSSNQLRGPVPSSILQLRNLTYLSISANNPIGVLDLQVLSRLESLTNLDLSDNILLLSKSENTEHVLPSLLSVSLSGCLVTEIPAFLRNSTSIEWIDLSRNRMHGDIPSWVWDIGAMSLSYLNLSHNFLASFEKVHRRNFVILDLHWNMIQGPVPPPSLPHSIIVFSLASNQLTGFIPGSICETKGLQVLNLSHNNFIATISQSLKNVSNSLLVLDMQENGLSGTISLTFNKDAALRSLHLNGNQFEGPLPCSLINRKQLEALDLGNNKLNYTFPELMGTLPSLQVLVLQSNGLCGPIGSLGTEFSFSRLRILDLSVDDFMGPLPGAFFANLKAMITTDQERSKWRHMDQGYYKDSMIATAKGCDMLIARILAILMTTDLSSNKFQGKFPDAIGEPHPFASQETF, encoded by the exons ATGGAATGCTTGTCAAAATCTCTTCGAATTGTCCTGCTTCTGTTCTCATTCCTCATCGAAGTACAAGCAACGCGCACCGTGTTGtccccctcttcctctcctctctccctagAAAGGGCTCCGTGTCTCCCTGATCACAAGTCCGACTTGCTTCACTTCCGGCATGCTTTAATATCAGATGATTCCTCATCTGTTTTCTGCCAACTGGATATTGTTTGGCTCAATAGATCAAAGATGCTCTCCTGGATTGCTAACTCGGGTTGTTGCTTGTGGGACGGAGTGACATGTGATCCGATAACAGAGCATGTGACTCGCCTTGAACTCAGCTGCTTACCTCCGAACCTGACCTGCTACTCTTCCGCAGGGTCTTCAAACAGCAGCGAACCTTCTACCCTTGGTTTACTCAATCTTCCTTCACCCCAGGAAGCTGAAAGACCATCGAGGTCAAACGAGCTGCTTCAAAACCTGACCAAGTTGAGAGTCCTTGCTCTCGACGGGTTAAACCAGTCTGGCAGAAAACGTTTAAGTAATCTCCCTCCGTCCCTGGAAGTCCTCAACCTCTGTTTGTGTAAATTACATGGTGCTTTAgcagaaaacgttttccatttGCCTAAGCTAACATGCCTCAATTTATTCGGCAACAAGGAGCTTTCGGGTTACTTACCTGAATCGACTTTGAAAAGCTCTTTGAAGATTTTGGACTTGTCCTCCTCAAGGTTCTCTGGAGAGGTACCAGAGTCCATTGGCGACCTGCATTCTCTGCAGATACTTTGGCTGAACCGGTGTAGCTTCACAGGCTCTATTCCATCATTGCACGGTAACCTAACATGGCTTACCCATCTGGAACCTTCGTATAATGAGTTTAGTGGGCAGGTTCCTCCAACTTTGTCAAATCTTGATCAGCTCAGTTTGCTCGATCTTTCCTTGAAAAATTTCATACGAATACCCGATGTCTTTGACAATAAGACACAACTTCTTCTGGATTTCTCACATAATCTCTTCAAGGGTCCTATTCCTCCAAGCACAAAGAATCTTTCGAATCTTGCCCTACTTGATATTTCCAACAATCTCATTGGCGGGTTTATACTGTCATCACCGTTCTCTCTTCCATCCTTGACAAGCCTGAACCTCAGTAACAATGGGCTCAGTGGTCACATCGGTGAGTTCTTTGCCGCATCCGCATTAGACCATGTTGACCTGAGTAGTAATCAGTTGCGTGGCCCAGTCCCGAGCTCTATTCTTCAGCTTAGGAACCTCACTTATCTGAGCATCTCAGCAAATAACCCGATTGGTGTTTTAGACCTACAAGTGCTCTCAAGACTCGAGAGTCTAACTAATCTCGATCTTTCGGACAACATTTTGTTACTGAGCAAAAGCGAAAACACTGAGCATGTCCTGCCGAGCCTCTTGTCCGTCAGTCTTTCTGGGTGCCTAGTTACGGAAATCCCTGCATTCTTGAGAAATTCAACCAGCATAGAATGGATAGATCTGTCTAGAAACAGAATGCACGGTGATATTCCATCATGGGTGTGGGATATTGGGGCCATGTCATTGTCTTATCTCAATCTCTCCCACAACTTTCTCGCTAGCTTTGAAAAAGTTCATCGGAGAAATTTTGTAATTCTTGACCTGCATTGGAATATGATCCAAGGGCCGGTTCCGCCTCCATCACTCCCACATTCAATTATCGTCTTCTCCCTAGCTAGCAATCAATTGACTGGCTTTATCCCTGGTTCTATTTGTGAAACGAAGGGTCTACAAGTTCTTAACCTCTCTCATAATAATTTCATAGCCACGATTTCACAAAGTCTAAAGAACGTCAGCAACAGCCTCTTAGTGTTGGATATGCAAGAGAATGGACTTTCTGGCACAATTTCCCTAACGTTCAATAAAGATGCAGCCCTGAGAAGTCTTCACCTTAATGGAAATCAATTTGAAGGCCCGTTGCCATGCTCTCTAATCAATCGCAAGCAACTCGAAGCGCTGGATCTCGGGAACAACAAGTTGAATTACACTTTCCCCGAGTTGATGGGGACACTTCCCAGCTTGCAAGTTTTGGTCTTGCAATCGAACGGACTTTGTGGCCCCATAGGCAGCCTGGGAACTGAATTTTCGTTCTCAAGGTTGCGCATTCTTGACCTTTCCGTCGATGATTTCATGGGTCCTTTGCCTGGTGCCTTCTTTGCAAACCTGAAAGCAATGATAACAACTGATCAGGAACGATCAAAGTGGCGACACATGGACCAAGGTTACTACAAGGATTCCATGATTGCAACAGCAAAAGGATGCGACATGCTGATTGCTAGAATCCTAGCAATCTTGATGACCACTGATCTATCAAGCAACAAGTTCCAGGGAAAATTCCCTGATGCGATTGGAGA GCCACATCCCTTTGCCTCTCAGGAAACTTTCTGA